The genomic segment CAGTTCGCCGCCTTCGGTGATTTCCTGGAATTGCCGGTAGAGGTTGCCTACTCGTAGCCCGCCCGGTTGCCGCCACCACCGCCAGGCCGACCTGCGCTGCCGACGCTGATCGCAACGACAGGCAGCACTGTCGTACGGTGTCGCCATGGCCAACACCTCGGCAGCACCTGACCTTGACGGCTACACCCACGAGCAGGTCACGCTGCTCGGCAAAACCCACCCGGTTTACCGAACGGGCAGCGGTCCAGCGGTAATCGTCATCCATGAAATCCCAGGCCTGACGCCGCTCGTGGCCGAGTTTGGTCGCAAGGTCGCCGAGCGAGGAATGACTGCCGTCCTTCCCGATCTGTTCGGGACCCCCGGCCGCCCGCCATCGAACGCCTACCTGGCGCAGACCGTCGCCAAGATCTGCATCAATCGCGAGTTCACGCTGCTCGCGACCAACAAGTCGAGCCCGGTGACCAAATGGCTGCGAGCGTTGGCCAAAGTCGAACATGACAACTGCGGCGGACCCGGGGTCGGAGCGATCGGCATGTGCCTGACCGGTGGCTTCGCGCTGGCGATGATGGTCGACCCCGTCGTGGTTGCCCCAGTACTCAGCCAGCCATCCCTGCCCGGCGGAATCACCGCCAAACATCGCAGCGCGTTGGGGCTGTCTGACTCCGACTTGGCCACCGTCAAAGAGCGCGTCGCCGACGGAACCTGCGTCATCGGTCTGCGGTTCACCGGCGACAAAGGTGCGCCACCGGAACGCTTCGCACGGCTGCGCAAGGAACTTGGCGACGGATTCATCGGCGTTGAGATTGACTCCTCCGAGGGCAACCCCTGGGGCTACCGGAAGATGGCCCACTCGGTGTTGACGGAGGACTACTCGGACGCGGAGGGTTCGCCGACCCGGGAGGCGCTCGAGCAGGTACTGACGTTCTTCGCCGATCAGCTGGAAGTCTCCTAAGGATTCGGGCGCACCCCCCGGCTGGGGAATGTCCGGCCCGCCGCCGACGTTGGTCGCGTTAGCGCCAGGTGAGCGGACACCGGTTTCCCTGGCGTCGAACAGTTGT from the Candidatus Nanopelagicales bacterium genome contains:
- a CDS encoding dienelactone hydrolase family protein, which encodes MANTSAAPDLDGYTHEQVTLLGKTHPVYRTGSGPAVIVIHEIPGLTPLVAEFGRKVAERGMTAVLPDLFGTPGRPPSNAYLAQTVAKICINREFTLLATNKSSPVTKWLRALAKVEHDNCGGPGVGAIGMCLTGGFALAMMVDPVVVAPVLSQPSLPGGITAKHRSALGLSDSDLATVKERVADGTCVIGLRFTGDKGAPPERFARLRKELGDGFIGVEIDSSEGNPWGYRKMAHSVLTEDYSDAEGSPTREALEQVLTFFADQLEVS